Proteins from a genomic interval of Dendropsophus ebraccatus isolate aDenEbr1 chromosome 6, aDenEbr1.pat, whole genome shotgun sequence:
- the LOC138795931 gene encoding uncharacterized protein, giving the protein MAPLTDPPSVINISEVELPEGCVSLLSKGLNFGLNEKFSFVSFESDLYKAVRKINLHKFFAIQNKTPSCAKPSKIHYAIGPLGFFPPTTFSTQEQMCILDLATMDSQDNTQDVNYAVSTDEPFTGGNPSTFAPQVTPGSPIDLFQKAVLRDAKALLYPQPHSNLTTKEQKALTWLKSRPDLLIKRADKGGATVVMTRDYYVQEAHRQLQDARTYSRLSKDPTPKIKEQLRSLLHKHVTSGVIDSRTAERLIPESPRVPKWYLLPKIHKSLSRPPGRPIVSAVGSVTEGLSQYLDWALRPILKCFTSYLKDTNDFLLTIRDFQWCPAYSLASVDVESLYTRIPHDAGVEAIHHILTGMGKSSEFKLFIKEALLFVLQNNCFTFEGDWYRQETGTAMGTPVSCTYANLFLAWLEVNSVFAPVNPFCRDILLYKRFVDDIFIVWSSTADRFDSFISYLNNTNTCNMFFTSNFGGNSLEFLDVLVTATSTQLHTTVFRKHTAANALLHYESSHPPQVRNSIPYGQMLRIKRINYTETGFQRQANELKSRLLSRGYPQSVIDKAYTRVSAIDRASLHHSRHKSNTNSPNASDDKRFSFILQNTQMNNTICNIIKKHWFLLQQDPDIAAVAHRQPLITFRKNATIGDSLNRSTPKRNLNWLQQSRPEGNKRCGSCSYCSQMYNTSFLNLAGQDCFVRDLITCRTTHVIYAILCPCHRFYIGKTKRPLWTRFKEHLYSVRTGKGVPRLIEHVRTVHQSNTKLLQFFGLERVNHTTDGSDRLKLLLKRETQWILKLDATGPCGLNERNDMNTLL; this is encoded by the coding sequence ATGGCGCCGCTAACTGACCCCCCTTCAGTGATCAACATCTCTGAAGTTGAGCTCCCGGAGGGATGTGTATCTCTTTTAAGTAAGGGACTCAATTTTGGCCTTAACGAAAAATTCTCATTTGTGTCATTTGAAAGCGACTTATACAAGGCTGTGCGCAAAATCAATTTGCACAAATTTTTCGCCATCCAGAATAAAACACCTTCATGTGCCAAGCCATCTAAGATCCATTATGCCATCGGCCCTTTAGGATTTTTTCCTCCCACTACTTTTAGTACACAGGAACAAATGTGCATATTAGATCTTGCCACTATGGACTCCCAGGACAATACTCAAGATGTGAACTATGCAGTTTCCACCGATGAGCCGTTCACAGGAGGCAATCCTTCGACCTTTGCCCCTCAGGTGACACCAGGCAGCCCTATTGATCTCTTTCAGAAAGCAGTGCTGCGAGATGCCAAGGCACTATTATACCCACAACCTCACTCCAATTTGACCACCAAGGAACAGAAAGCCCTGACATGGCTGAAATCAAGACCCGATCTGCTCATAAAAAGAGCAGACAAGGGTGGTGCCACAGTTGTTATGACACGGGACTATTATGTACAGGAGGCCCATCGCCAGCTGCAGGACGCCCGTACTTATTCCAGATTGAGTAAAGACCCAACGCCGAAAATTAAAGAACAACTCCGTTCTCTGTTGCATAAACATGTGACATCTGGCGTCATTGACTCTAGGACTGCGGAGCGACTCATCCCTGAGTCCCCCAGAGTACCAAAATGGTACTTGTTACCCAAGATTCACAAGTCGCTGAGCCGCCCGCCGGGCCGTCCCATCGTCTCGGCGGTCGGCTCAGTGACCGAAGGTCTATCTCAATATTTGGACTGGGCATTGCGTCCGATCCTCAAATGTTTCACATCGTATCTCAAAGATACTAATGATTTCCTCCTTACTATTCGTGATTTCCAATGGTGTCCTGCGTATTCCCTGGCCTCTGTggatgtggagagcctctacacccgcatcccccatgatgcgggtgtggaggccaTTCACCACATCCTCACAGGCATGGGAAAATCCTCTGAGTTTAAGTTGTTTATTAAAGAGGCTCTTCTTTTCGTGCTCCAAAATAACTGTTTCACCTTTGAAGGAGATTGGTACCGCCAGGAGACCGGCACCGCGATGggtacgccggtctcctgtacgtacgcAAATCTCTTTTTAGCTTGGCTTGAGGTCAATTCTGTTTTTGCCCCTGTCAACCCCTTTTGTCGGGACATACTGCTGTATAAACGGTTCGTGGATGACATTTTCATTGTTTGGAGTAGTACTGCTGATAGATTTGATTCATTTATTTCCTATCTTAACAATACTAATACTTGTAACATGTTTTTCACTTCTAATTTTGGCGGAAACAGTCTAGAATTTTTAGACGTCTTAGTCACAGCCACATCTACTCAGTTACACACGACAGTTTTTCGTAAACATACAGCAGCCAATGCCTTACTTCACTATGAGAGCTCCCATCCTCCCCAGGTACGCAACTCCATCCCTTATGGACAGATGTTGCGAATCAAACGCATAAATTACACTGAAACAGGGTTTCAGCGACAAGCTAATGAATTAAAGTCTCGCCTTCTCAGTAGGGGTTACCCCCAGTCCGTCATAGACAAAGCCTATACCAGAGTCTCAGCAATAGATCGAGCTTCATTGCATCACTCTAGGCATAAGTCTAACACCAACTCCCCTAATGCTTCTGATGATAAAAGATTTTCATTCATTTTACAAAATACTCAGATGAATAACACCATCTGCAATATCATCAAAAAACACTGGTTCCTATTACAGCAAGACCCTGATATCGCAGCGGTGGCTCATAGACAACCCCTCATTACCTTCAGAAAAAATGCCACTATAGGCGATTCATTAAACAGAAGTACACCTAAACGTAATCTGAACTGGCTCCAACAGAGTAGACCAGAAGGTAATAAGCGTTGCGGCTCTTGCTCCTACTGTTCGCAAATGTATAATACGTCCTTCCTTAATCTGGCAGGTCAGGACTGTTTTGTGCGTGATTTAATTACATGCCGTACTACCCACGTTATTTATGCTATCCTATGCCCGTGCCACAGATTCTATATTGGTAAGACTAAGCGCCCTCTATGGACGCGGTTCAAAGAACACCTTTACTCTGTGCGCACGGGCAAAGGAGTACCACGACTGATTGAGCACGTTAGGACTGTACACCAGTCTAATACCAAGCTCCTACAATTTTTTGgcctggaaagggttaaccatacCACAGACGGTTCCGACAGGCTCAAACTCCTCTTAAAGCGCGAAACCCAGTGGATCTTGAAACTAGACGCCACAGGCCCTTGTGGCCTGAATGAGCGCAATGACATGAACACATTATTGTAA